From the Canis lupus familiaris isolate Mischka breed German Shepherd unplaced genomic scaffold, alternate assembly UU_Cfam_GSD_1.0 chrUn_S2017H2216, whole genome shotgun sequence genome, one window contains:
- the LOC119878869 gene encoding corticosteroid 11-beta-dehydrogenase isozyme 1-like: MSSPLVAPYSASKFALDGFFSSVRMEHSVTKVNVSITLCILGLINTDTAMKAVSGILSTVGASSKEECALEIIKGGALRQEEVYYDNSVWTAFLLGNPGRKILEFLSLRSYKLDKFINN, encoded by the exons ATGTCTTCTCCACTTGTTGCACCCTATTCTGCAAGCAAATTTGCTCTGGACggatttttctcctctgtcagGATGGAACATTCAGTGACCAAGGTCAATGTGTCGATCACTCTCTGTATCCTCGGCCTCATAAACACAG ACACAGCCATGAAGGCCGTTTCTGGGATACTCAGCACAGTAGGAGCATCTTCAAAGGAAGAATGTGCCCTGGAGATCATCAAAGGGGGAGCTCTGCGCCAAGAGGAAGTGTACTATGACAACTCAGTCTGGACAGCTTTCCTACTGGGAAATCCAGGGAGGAAGATCCTGGAATTCTTGTCATTAAGAAGTTATAAACTGGACAAATTTATAAACAACTAA